The following proteins are encoded in a genomic region of Hippocampus zosterae strain Florida chromosome 2, ASM2543408v3, whole genome shotgun sequence:
- the cebpb gene encoding CCAAT/enhancer-binding protein beta yields MEVAGFYDEGGFAIHARDGILNPGGGGGSYWRLGDSMTELGIEERERAIDFSLYLDPSAAAHCPQLAAAPHSHPPQGDVFSDFLAESKLRRAAAFKNHTLLGELEAAQRDPRGAPYGLAYADLQETRVDSVLASDLARYRAAARDDGKEDAAAKMENGSSVFDMRPYLPYQSTGGSMGNISTASSTCSSPPGTPAPAGQGGSPRSPSRGAKLSGGKAKKRLDKDSDEYRQRRERNNLAVRKSRDKAKMRNLETQHKVLELAAENDRLQKRVEQLSRELATLRNLLSATGQC; encoded by the coding sequence ATGGAAGTGGCCGGTTTCTACGACGAGGGCGGCTTTGCTATCCACGCGAGAGACGGCATTCTCAACcccggcgggggcggcggctcgTACTGGAGGCTCGGCGACTCGATGACGGAGTTGGGTATCgaggagcgagagagagcgatcGACTTCAGCCTGTACTTGGACCCGTCCGCCGCCGCGCACTGCCCGCAGCTGGCGGCggcgccgcactcgcaccctcCGCAGGGCGACGTGTTCTCCGACTTCCTGGCCGAGAGCAAGCTGAGGAGAGCGGCCGCTTTCAAGAACCACACGCTGCTGGGCGAGCTGGAGGCGGCCCAGCGAGACCCCCGCGGAGCGCCCTACGGGCTGGCCTACGCCGACCTCCAGGAGACGCGCGTGGACAGCGTGCTCGCCTCCGACCTGGCCCGCTACCGAGCCGCGGCCAGAGACGACGGCAAGGAGGACGCCGCCGCCAAAATGGAGAACGGCTCGTCCGTCTTTGACATGCGCCCCTACCTGCCCTACCAGTCGACCGGGGGCAGCATGGGCAACATCTCCACGGCGTCCTCCACTTGCTCCAGCCCGCCCGGAACGCCCGCGCCGGCGGGTCAGGGCGGGTCGCCGAGGTCCCCGTCTCGCGGCGCCAAGCTCTCCGGCGGCAAGGCCAAGAAGCGCCTGGACAAGGACAGCGACGAGTACCGGCAGCGGCGCGAGAGGAACAACCTGGCCGTGCGCAAGAGCCGCGACAAAGCCAAAATGCGAAACTTGGAGACGCAGCACAAAGTTTTGGAACTGGCGGCGGAGAACGACCGTTTACAGAAGAGAGTGGAGCAGCTCTCCCGGGAGCTGGCCACCTTGCGCAACCTGCTCTCGGCTACCGGACAGTGTTAG
- the LOC127593833 gene encoding plasmanylethanolamine desaturase-like isoform X1 yields MARMVDGSGRGEESQKPERQEPDRGAARWGPQHAGARELANLYSPGKRCQEWISVLLCFSLMAFNFLHLLANFHLGHSWHILLAIAAGILTADFASGLVHWAADTWGSVDLPVFGKAFIRPFREHHIDPTAITRHDFIETNGDNCMLTLVPLANMAFNFLTLSPGEIYHLYPWYCYLFALGIFVTLTNQIHKWSHTYFGLPRWVVFLQDCHVILPRKHHRVHHVSPHETYFCITTGWLNYPLEKMGFWRNLEDLIQGVTGEKPRADDLKWAHKTN; encoded by the exons ATGGCGAGAATGGTGGACGGGAGCGGGCGCGGAGAGGAATCACAAAAGCCCGAGCGACAGGAACCCGACCGGGGAGCGGCGAGGTGGGGTCCGCAGCACGCCGGCGCCCGAGAACTGGCCAATTTATATTCGCCAG GCAAAAGATGCCAAGAGTGGATTAGTGTCCTCCTCTGCTTCTCTCTCATGGCCTTCAATTTCCTTCACCTCCTGGCCAATTTCCACCTGGGGCATTCGTGGCACATCCTGTTGGCTATCG CGGCGGGGATCCTCACCGCAGACTTTGCCTCGGGCCTTGTTCACTGGGCGGCCGACACGTGGGGATCGGTGGATCTCCCCGTCTTCGGAAAG GCCTTTATCCGACCCTTTAGAGAACACCACATTGACCCCACGGCCATCACCCGTCACGACTTCATCGAGACCAACGGCGACAACTGCATGTTGACTCTCGTCCCGCTGGCCAACATGGCCTTCAACTTCCTCACCCTCTCCCCCG GCGAGATCTACCATCTGTACCCGTGGTACTGCTACCTGTTTGCGCTGGGCATCTTCGTGACCCTCACCAACCAGATTCACAAGTGGTCGCACACCTACTTCGGTCTCCCCCGCTGGGTGGTCTTCCTCCAGGACTGCCACGTCATCCTGCCCCGAAAGCACCACCGCGTCCACCACGTCTCGCCGCACGAGACCTACTTCTGCATCACCACAG GTTGGCTCAACTACCCCCTGGAGAAGATGGGCTTCTGGAGGAACCTGGAGGATCTCATCCAGGGAGTCACGGGAGAGAAGCCCAGGGCCGACGATCTCAAATGGGCTCATAAAACCAATTAA